ATAAATCAGTaactaaaagaatagaaaaagctTTTATTGTGTCACTTAAGTTATAGAGGAATTCCTGAACCCAAGAATTAAGAATGACGAGTTCTTCATTACTCAGAATAAAATAACCACTTAGAATAGCGAAACAGATTATATTTGTCGAGAAATGCAAAATGATATGGAGATCATATTCATTGTGTGCTTTGACTAATTGTATTGTTTCCTTGTGTATTTCTATATGAAGTTTTTGTATATGCGTTTCCGGGTACTCCTTTATCATTTCGTCCAATAGGAATAGTTCTTCTAATTCTATGAATCTTTCCAGAacgtttttctcttgaatatgattcaaaaaattttcggattgcctggtattccaccaattagtaacccaaggttccagacatttattaaatgagaaagagacccacCAGGGCAAAAATACTATAGATGCGAGATATGGGAGGGAGGCCGATgctttctttttttcatttttttttttctgtgaattgAATTGTTAATGAACCTGCTTCATTCGTTGACTCTATCTGATCTGATATTTCTTTGAAGCACGAGTTGTATAACAAGGTATTGACCTATGGGTCTATTCCTTTCCTATTATtgtgtaataattttattttttttttgatttagaaggaatatagacatagaataagagttcttttcggatgaaaatgagaaaaaaagaaataaatattattccagatatctcaattgggcaaatttgaaccaattttattttcatttgttcCTTTCGATGAATACTCGAAAACCCACTTGAAGTAACGAATCGAGTTTCGAGACGAAAAAACTCCCCCTGGATCAATTAATTCTTTCGAAATGTTTCACCGTCTAACCAGAAAAGGGTATCAATTCCAAATCTTGGGCCTAAAAAGATGAATTCTGTATTACGAAATACATGTTCGGATAGGTTTGATGAATTTATATCTATACTTATTAGATTAGATTCGTTAGTTAGATTAGACCTTTTTCTAGTATAAAAGAATGAAGAAACTTCAGTTGTATTAAAAGAGGAATTAGCAAGTTCCTTCCCCCAtcttgagaaaatatttattcttcattttattcttcaCTTCAGTTCGTTTCAAAATACTTCAATTGGTACGCGCAAGAAATAGGCCAATTCGGCAGCTTTTTGTTCAATTTCTCGtggagtaaaattctcatcagtaCGAGTCAAGGGAATGGCTCCTTGGCCTCTGATTTCCATATAAAGGACACGACGAGTATAAAGACCCTCTTTAACCTCTATTCTGATTGATTGGATATCTCTCATAAAGAAGCGAAGGAAGATGCGACGATTTATTCCAGGAAATCCCCAGCGAAAAATACACactattccttcttttctatcgaATCGGTCATAACCGCTACCTACATTCCACGAAATTGTGCACCACAAATACGAGCTAATGAATAGACCCGCGATCCCGTAGAAAGACATCACGATCCCTTgtggaaaaaaaatgatttgctgAGATGTAAATACGGGTATCAAATTCCTACCAAGATAACTGGAAGTTCCAACCACTAAGAATCCTAGTGaacctaaaaaaaggatacagGCCCAGCAAAAATTACTCGTTTTTCGAGACCCCGTTATAAGTTCTATCCATATATGTTCTGATCGCCAATTCATACTATACTAGATCCAGTGCATTCGATTGGAATTGAGCGAATAACCCAAATAAATTTGACTTTACCTTTCTTGATCCCGAAGTAACTTTCATCAACTAGCACTATTCTGATGTGAAACATTAGGAGAGTAATTGGTTAGATACATTGACtttctatttaaaatattcacTAATCCATTTTGAACCAGCTATATTCACATATACATGCATTTATGCAGATATCATATATCCGCATAACGATTCTTTCATTTGTGTGTTCGGAAAGAGCCACATATCATACCATATTACACGAGATAAATATCTGTATTATCATCCAGtgttgaaataaattgataagattCGGTCCCATTGGGTCTAGACAATCTTATTTTTTTGGACATGAAGAAATAAGGAAACCATTGCAATTGCCGGAAATACTAGGCCCACTAAAGGCACAAAAATAGAGGGTAAGTTGGGATCTGTCATAGAATAGGTGCCTcaatttaatatttctatctgttttaatatttctatctattagaaagatatcttcttatgatatatctattacttatgatatatctattataagtaatatcaagccattattatattatatcaagccattattatattataaatatattataaaaaattataataaatattatttatttataatatttatttataagtaataagtaatatcaactataattctatatgattagatagaaaatgactagatagaaactatatattctatattctaaaactatatattctatattctaaaatataataaataaaatataataaaatataaaataaaaattatccgaAACCTCTGTCTCTTATTACAAGGAGAACTTATGTCACCAAAGAAAACACCTGATTACGACGAATTAAATACTTGTTCGCTACAAATAAAATAACTGAATCTAGTGCTATACTTTACATTTTTGAACTTGGATTCAAGGGAAAGAAACCGTGGAGCTGAAATAACTCACCCAGAACACCTTTTAAAAGATTACGTGGTACTATTGGGTCGAATAAACCTTTATGGAATAAATACTCAGACACTTGTGAACCTTCAGgtattaccttttttaatgtttgttcaATTACTCTTTTACCCGCAAATGCAATGTAGGCGTTAGGTTCAGCAATAATGATATCCCCCAACATACCAAAACTGGCTGTTACTCCACCAGTTGTAGGAGATGTAAGAATTGATACATAGAATAACTTTTTATCTGATTGATAATTAGATGAAGCAGAAGATATTTTAGCCATTTGCATCAAGCTCAAACTTCCTTCTTGCATGCGTGCTCCTCCAGAAGCACACACAATAATGACAGGTAGAGATCGATTAGTAGCATACTCGATCAAACGAGTAATTTTCTCGCCTACTACGGATCCCATACTACCTCCCATAAACTGAAAATCCATAACGCCAATTGCTACGGGAATACCATTTATTTGACCTATGCCTGTTTGAATAGCATCAGCTAAACCTGTCCTTCTTTGATAAGAATCGATACGATCTCCATAAGGTTCCTCTTTTGAACGAAAATCAATGGGGTCTATAGATATCATATCTTTATCCAGAGGATCCCAAGTTCCGGGATCAATCGAAAGTTCAATTCTATCTGAACTactcattttcaaatgatatccacactgttcacaaatattcatttttgacttaaaaaattttttataatttaatccatAACAATTTTCGCATTGAACCCATAAATGTTTGtatttttgatttatattgaaatcattggattctacttcttcatggaagtcggattctacttcttcatggaattctacttcttcatggaattctacttcttcattgaaatcggattccacttcttcattgaaatcggattccacttcttcattgaaatcggattccacttcttcattgaaatcggattccacttcttcattgaaatcagattctacttcttcattgaaatcattggattctacttcttcgtggaattctacttcttcatggaaatcggattctacttcttcatggaagtcggattctacttcttcgtggaattctacttcttcatggaaatcggattccacCTCTTCATGGAAATCATTGAAATTTTTTCTAGTTCTTTTACTAGACCTACCGCTCTCACTACTATTTCTATTTTCAGTACAAATGAAGTTATAAAAGTAACTGTCACTGTAATTGTTGGTACTACCCGAAATAGAACTATTAATACTGACTTCAAAACGAAGATAACTATCAATGCAACTATTAATGTGATTATTCCAACCAGATTGAGTATCATACATGTAATGATAATAGTAGTGATTCTTTTTCTTAGACCCCCTACTCAAATAACTAGAAAGTTTTTTTTCTAGTTCACTCAGAAAAGAACTATCATTGTCAACCTCAAAAATCTGATtttcaatatcaaaatatacAGAGTAACTGTCACCATTACTATCCCTAACTAAAAAAGTGTCATCAGAGATCAAACTCCaaatatccttgatttcaaataAAGAATCAACATTAGTGAAACTATAATTACCACTATGATTCCAACTAGGAATCTTTTTCTTCGTATCGTTCTTCGTATCGTTTAGAATAGGTTGTTCACTTCTACTGGTATGTCCAATACCATCAAGACTATCCATTGATTTACTTAGCCCACACCTAGATTTACTTAGCCCACACCTATGTTCTAACTTCTCGTTAGACAACATCGAACGGAACCACCATTTTCCCATAGAGTCTTTCTACCCcctatttgatgaaatacaatacattcgatggataatcattttactttcactatttgatttcttatcagaattaagcatacgaatctaatcctaatcattaggattgttaattaataacgagtaagtattgaaagaacgagtaagtattgaaagaaATGATTCTCCTTTGTGGGAAGCCGAGGTATCACTTCAatatatattgatagaatctttttataaattttaaaatagaaagacacagctttcttccatgtgatgtacaaattctcatcgaaaatagagatagttgtttatttctataaataaagaataaagaatttgttctcgtataatcaaataattaagtttctattttaacatggaacgaaaaagacaatatataggatgggtaaaggagcctttcccttggcttgatctatggcctgaaactaggagatataaaaaagtccaccaatcccaaggatccataattaatccaatcctatggatccaacaacaaacaatagaagtattgagttgtttagtcttcgatcttatcttgtatatatataggtaagatctgtacatctgtacatataaaagatatatgcaaatacatagtatagaatgctcattctttttttttttattcggcaatcggcccaatcttttttttaggaaaagattgggccgactttaattgcaatcaattaggagaacaaacaggaattactgaattatgcacacttactttttctctttatctAGCTTATCTACTGGTTCGAATTCGAATTTGATCTCTTTCCATACTTCACAAGCAGCGGCTAGTTCAGGGCTCCATTTGCTAGCTTCACGGATAATTTCATTACCTTCACGAGCAAGATCACGTCCCTCATTACGAGCTTGTACACACGCCTCTAAAGCCACCCTATTAGCTACTGCACCAGGTGCATTTCCCCAAGGGTGTCCTAAAGTTCCTCCGCCAAACTGTAGTACGGAATCATCCCCAAAGATTTCGGTCAGAGCAGGCATATGCCAAACATGAATACCCCCTGAAGCCACGGGCAGAACACCTGGCATAGAGACCCAATCTTGAGTGAAGAAAATACCGCGACTTCGGTCTTTTTCGATATAATCATCACGTAATAAATCAACGAAACCTAAAGTCATCTCACGTTCCCCTTCCAGTTTACCTACTACTGTACCGGCGTGAATATGATCTCCACCAGACATACGTAATGCTTTAGCTAGTACACGGAAATGCATACCATGATTTTTCTGTCTATCAATAACTGCATGCATTGCGCGATGGATGTGAAGAAGTAGGCCGTTGTCACGGCAATAATGAGCCAAGCTAGTATTTGCAGTGAATCCACCAGTTAAGTAGTCATGCATTACGATAGGAACTCCTAATTCTCTGGCACATATGGcccttttcatcatttcttcacatGTACCCGCAGTAGCATTCAAGTAATGTCCTTTGATTTCACCTGTTTCGGCCTGCGCTTTAAAAAGTGCTTCGGTGCAAAATAAGAAACGATCTCTCCAACGCATAAATGGTTGTGAGTTTACGTTTTCATCATCTTTGGTAAAATCAAGTCCACCACGTAGACATTCATAAACCGCTCTACCGTAGTTTTTTGCAGATAATCCCAATTTTGGTTTAATAGTGCATCCCAATAGGGGACGACCATACTTGTTCAACTTATCTCTTTCAACCTGAATGCCGTGAGGCGGGCCTTGGAAAGTTTTGGAATAAGAAGTGGGAATTCGCAGATCCTCCAGACGTAGAGCTCGTAAGGCTTTGAAACCAAATACATTACCCACAATGGAAGTAAACATGTTAGTAACAGAACCTTCTTCAAAAAGGTCTAAAGGATAAGCTACATAAGCAATATATTGATTTTCCTCCCCAACAACGGCCTCGATGTGGTAGCATCGCCCTTTGTAACGATCAAGACTGGTAAGTCCATCAGTCCACACAGTTGTCCATGTACCAGTAGAAGATTCGGCAGCTACCGCAGCCCCTGCTTCTTCGGGCGGAACTCCAGGTTGAGGAGTTACTCGGAATGCTGCCAAGATATCAGTATCTTTGACTTCGTAGTCAGGAGTATAATAATTCAATTTGTAATCTTTAACACCAGCTTTAAATCCAACACTTGCTTTAGTCTCTGTTTGTGGTGACATAAGTCCCTCCCTACAACTCATGAATTAAGAATTCTCACAACGACAAGGTCTACTCGATATAGATTATGCATGAATGAAAcctttgacaaaaataaaaataaaaaaaaagaaaaaaaatattcaactaatattatcaactaatttcaatgttatgttaaaatgaaatggttcattattagaccatgtatttgattcatcaaatacatcattattgtatactccaaatacatcattattgtatactctttgatatatatggcgcaacccaaacccaatgtttgttttgcaagtttacaataaaatcaaatggatctccttcttattttgaatccaaatactaagaaaaattcactcttgacagtgatatatgttgtatatgtaaatcctagatgtgaaaataggcataattcatcctaaaagggtataaagaatagataggcggaaatccaatatctattcaaaaaaaaaaaagaacaatggccaattagatcgaaataatgaatcataaatggagttcgggttcgaattctatagataatagaatctaatacggatggtttttctataatgatagagaaatgaaagagacttactcgtgatttcatgtacttaatatttcttttgaaaaaaagaaggattGGCTGAACTTGAAAATTGACTCATTGAATGAGTAATTGAATGAGTAAACGATTGAATCGTATTCGGTTGGGTGGTACCAACTAAATCAAGTGCTAACTCCcatttatttcttattgaattaaccGATCAACTTGCTATCGGACATTTATTTTCGACTTGGCATGGCACTATTCAAAAAAACTTTCGACATACTttactttaattataattatgagaatcaaTCCTACCCCTTCTAGTCCTGCGGTTTCcacacttgaagaacaaaacctAGGGCGTATCGCTCAAATTATTGGCCCAGTACTGGATGTTGTTTTTCCTCCGGGCAAGATGCCTAATATTTATAACGCTTTGGTAGTTAAGGGTCGAGATACTATTGGTCAGCAAATTAATGTGACTTGTGAGGTACAACAATTATTAGGAAATAATCGAGTTAGAGCTGTAGCTATGAGTGCTACAGATGGACTGATGAGAGGAATGGAAGTGATTGACACGGGAGCTCCTCTAAGCGTTCCAGTCGGTGGAGCTACCCTCGGACGAATTTTCAACGTTCTTGGGGAGCCTGTTGATAATTTAGGTCCTGTAGATACTAGCACAACATCTCCTATTCATAGACCTGCACCTGCCTTTATACAGTTAGAGACGAAATTATCAATCTTTGAAACAGGAATTAAAGTAGTGGATCTTTTAGCTCCTTATCGCCGTGGAGGAAAAATCGGACTATTTGGAGGAGCTGGAGTAGGTAAAACAGTACTCATCATGGAATTGATCAACAACATTGCCAAAGCTCATGGAGGCGTATCTGTATTTGGCGGAGTAGGCGAACGTACTCGTGAAGGAAATGATCTTTACATGGAAATGAAAGAATCCGgagtaattaatgaaaaaaatattgcagAATCAAAAGTAGCTCTAGTCTACGGTCAAATGAATGAACCGCCGGGAGCTCGTATGAGAGTTGGTTTGACTGCCCTAACTATGGCGGAATATTTCCGGGATGTTAATGAACAAGACGTACTTCTATTCATCGACAATATCTTTCGTTTCGTCCAAGCAGGATCAGAAGTATCCGCCTTATTGGGGAGAATGCCTTCTGCAGTGGGTTATCAACCTACCCTTAGTACAGAAATGGGTTCTTTGCAAGAAAGAATTACTTCTACCAAAGAGGGATCTATAACTTCGATCCAAGCCGTTTATGTACCTGCGGACGATTTGACCGACCCTGCTCCTGCCACGacatttgcacatttagatgctaCTACCGTATTATCGAGAGGATTAGCTGCCAAAGGTATTTATCCAGCAGTGGATCCTTTAGATTCAACGTCAACTATGTTACAACCTCGGATCGTTGGCGAGGAACATTATGAAACTGCGCAAAGAGTTAAGCAAACTTCACAACGTTACAAAGAACTTCAGGACATTATAGCTATTCTTGGGTTGGACGAATTATCCGAAGAAGATCGTTTAACTGTAGCAAGAGCACGAAAAATCGAGCGTTTCTTATCACAACCCTTCTTCGTGGCAGAAGTATTTACTGGTTCTCCAGGAAAATATGTTGGTCTTGCAGAAACAATTAGGGGGTTTCAACTGATCCTTTCCGGAGAATTAGACAGTCTTCCCGAGCAGGCCTTTTATTTAGTAGGTAACATCGATGAAGCTACCGCGAAAGCTATGAACTTAGAAGAGGAGAGCAAATTGAAGAAATGACCTTAAATCTTTGTGTACTGACTCCTAATCGAATTATTTGGGACTCAGAagtgaaagaaataattttatctactaaTAGTGGCCAAATTGGCGTATTACCAAACCACGCCCCTATTGCCACGGCTGTAGATATAGGTCTTTTGAGAATACGCCTCAACAACGACCAATGGTTAACGGTGGCTCTGATGGGTGGTTTCGCTAGAATAGGTAATAATGAAATCACCATTTTAGGAAATGATGCGGAAATAAGTACTGACATTGATCCGCAAGAAGCTCAACAAGCTCTTGAAATAGCTGAAGCTAACTTGAGTAGAGCTGAGGGTAA
The Musa acuminata AAA Group cultivar baxijiao unplaced genomic scaffold, Cavendish_Baxijiao_AAA HiC_scaffold_761, whole genome shotgun sequence genome window above contains:
- the LOC135663807 gene encoding ATP synthase subunit beta, chloroplastic; the encoded protein is MRINPTPSSPAVSTLEEQNLGRIAQIIGPVLDVVFPPGKMPNIYNALVVKGRDTIGQQINVTCEVQQLLGNNRVRAVAMSATDGLMRGMEVIDTGAPLSVPVGGATLGRIFNVLGEPVDNLGPVDTSTTSPIHRPAPAFIQLETKLSIFETGIKVVDLLAPYRRGGKIGLFGGAGVGKTVLIMELINNIAKAHGGVSVFGGVGERTREGNDLYMEMKESGVINEKNIAESKVALVYGQMNEPPGARMRVGLTALTMAEYFRDVNEQDVLLFIDNIFRFVQAGSEVSALLGRMPSAVGYQPTLSTEMGSLQERITSTKEGSITSIQAVYVPADDLTDPAPATTFAHLDATTVLSRGLAAKGIYPAVDPLDSTSTMLQPRIVGEEHYETAQRVKQTSQRYKELQDIIAILGLDELSEEDRLTVARARKIERFLSQPFFVAEVFTGSPGKYVGLAETIRGFQLILSGELDSLPEQAFYLVGNIDEATAKAMNLEEESKLKK
- the LOC135663806 gene encoding acetyl-coenzyme A carboxylase carboxyl transferase subunit beta, chloroplastic-like, producing MGKWWFRSMLSNEKLEHRCGLSKSRCGLSKSMDSLDGIGHTSRSEQPILNDTKNDTKKKIPSWNHSGNYSFTNVDSLFEIKDIWSLISDDTFLVRDSNGDSYSVYFDIENQIFEVDNDSSFLSELEKKLSSYLSRGSKKKNHYYYHYMYDTQSGWNNHINSCIDSYLRFEVSINSSISGSTNNYSDSYFYNFICTENRNSSESGRSSKRTRKNFNDFHEEVESDFHEEVEFHEEVESDFHEEVESDFHEEVEFHEEVESNDFNEEVESDFNEEVESDFNEEVESDFNEEVESDFNEEVESDFNEEVEFHEEVEFHEEVESDFHEEVESNDFNINQKYKHLWVQCENCYGLNYKKFFKSKMNICEQCGYHLKMSSSDRIELSIDPGTWDPLDKDMISIDPIDFRSKEEPYGDRIDSYQRRTGLADAIQTGIGQINGIPVAIGVMDFQFMGGSMGSVVGEKITRLIEYATNRSLPVIIVCASGGARMQEGSLSLMQMAKISSASSNYQSDKKLFYVSILTSPTTGGVTASFGMLGDIIIAEPNAYIAFAGKRVIEQTLKKVIPEGSQVSEYLFHKGLFDPIVPRNLLKGVLGELFQLHGFFPLNPSSKM
- the LOC135663808 gene encoding ribulose bisphosphate carboxylase large chain, with translation MSCREGLMSPQTETKASVGFKAGVKDYKLNYYTPDYEVKDTDILAAFRVTPQPGVPPEEAGAAVAAESSTGTWTTVWTDGLTSLDRYKGRCYHIEAVVGEENQYIAYVAYPLDLFEEGSVTNMFTSIVGNVFGFKALRALRLEDLRIPTSYSKTFQGPPHGIQVERDKLNKYGRPLLGCTIKPKLGLSAKNYGRAVYECLRGGLDFTKDDENVNSQPFMRWRDRFLFCTEALFKAQAETGEIKGHYLNATAGTCEEMMKRAICARELGVPIVMHDYLTGGFTANTSLAHYCRDNGLLLHIHRAMHAVIDRQKNHGMHFRVLAKALRMSGGDHIHAGTVVGKLEGEREMTLGFVDLLRDDYIEKDRSRGIFFTQDWVSMPGVLPVASGGIHVWHMPALTEIFGDDSVLQFGGGTLGHPWGNAPGAVANRVALEACVQARNEGRDLAREGNEIIREASKWSPELAAACEVWKEIKFEFEPVDKLDKEKK